In Chlorogloeopsis sp. ULAP01, the following are encoded in one genomic region:
- a CDS encoding aspartoacylase, whose protein sequence is MNKINQVAVVGGTHGNELTGVYLIKKFERFPQLIQRSSFETLTLLANPQAFAKNRRYIDKDLNRCFLNQDLQNSSLSSYEDVRAKTINQMLGPKGQSQVDIIVDLHSTTTNMGLSIILDTQHPFMMRLAAYLCSINPLVKICCPQLDQESSFLRSLCKFGFVIEVGPVAQGVLNADLYQKTEQLIYTILDYLEAYNQGLILFEHSTFTLFEYIETIDYPRNEKGEIQAMIHPHLHYRDYKSLHPGDPIFITFDGKEILYQGKSIVYPIFINEAAYYEKGIAMCLTKKQEVTV, encoded by the coding sequence ATGAATAAAATCAATCAGGTGGCAGTCGTTGGTGGAACCCACGGAAATGAATTAACAGGGGTGTATTTAATTAAAAAATTTGAGCGATTTCCCCAGCTAATTCAACGGTCTAGTTTTGAAACTTTAACTTTATTAGCCAATCCCCAAGCCTTTGCAAAAAATAGGCGTTACATAGATAAAGATTTGAATCGTTGTTTTCTCAATCAAGATTTGCAAAATTCAAGTCTTTCCAGTTATGAGGATGTTCGAGCAAAAACTATCAACCAAATGCTAGGGCCAAAAGGTCAATCTCAGGTAGATATAATTGTAGATTTGCACTCTACAACTACAAACATGGGGTTGAGTATAATCCTGGATACCCAGCATCCTTTCATGATGCGATTAGCTGCTTATCTTTGTTCAATAAATCCCTTAGTTAAGATTTGTTGTCCACAACTTGATCAAGAAAGTTCCTTTCTTAGATCTTTATGTAAATTTGGCTTTGTGATTGAAGTTGGCCCTGTAGCCCAAGGAGTACTAAATGCAGATTTGTATCAGAAAACAGAGCAACTTATTTATACAATTTTAGATTATTTAGAAGCATATAATCAAGGTTTAATTCTATTTGAGCACAGCACATTCACCCTTTTTGAATATATCGAAACTATCGACTATCCCAGAAATGAAAAGGGAGAAATTCAGGCAATGATTCACCCCCATCTTCATTATCGAGACTATAAATCTCTTCATCCTGGTGATCCGATATTCATAACTTTTGACGGGAAAGAAATTTTGTATCAAGGAAAATCAATAGTTTATCCAATTTTTATTAACGAAGCAGCTTATTAC